One genomic region from Pseudomonadota bacterium encodes:
- a CDS encoding acetoin utilization protein AcuC, with protein sequence MAATCIYIGPELARYGFGRGHPFGPDRLDAFWQHARSLGLDRRVSVRAPVAATRAALERFHTHAYVERVIRQSATGEGFLDYGDTPAFPGVHEAACFVVGSVLDGIERLLDGSCRRVFVPIAGLHHARREGAAGFCVYNDCGIAIETLRREHAIRRVAYVDIDAHHGDGVFYGFEDDPDLCYADLHEDGRYLYPGSGAAAETGTGAAVGTKLNIPLPPGAGDDAFHAAWQRVEDHLAATPPEFILFQCGADSIAGDPLTHLGLTPAAHRHAAARLCVLADRYCQGRVLAMGGGGYNRTSLAQAWSAVVEAFVAS encoded by the coding sequence ATGGCGGCTACGTGCATCTATATAGGACCCGAGCTGGCGCGCTACGGCTTCGGCCGGGGTCATCCGTTCGGTCCCGACCGGCTCGACGCCTTCTGGCAGCATGCCCGGTCACTGGGGCTGGACCGCAGGGTCAGCGTGCGTGCGCCGGTGGCGGCGACCCGCGCGGCCCTGGAGCGGTTTCATACCCATGCCTATGTCGAGCGCGTGATCCGGCAGTCGGCCACGGGTGAGGGGTTTCTCGACTATGGCGACACCCCGGCCTTCCCCGGCGTCCATGAAGCTGCCTGCTTCGTGGTCGGCAGCGTCCTGGATGGCATAGAACGCCTGCTGGACGGCAGCTGCCGCCGCGTGTTCGTGCCGATAGCCGGTCTGCATCACGCGCGGCGCGAGGGGGCCGCCGGCTTCTGTGTCTACAACGATTGCGGGATCGCGATCGAGACCCTGCGCCGGGAGCACGCGATCCGGCGCGTGGCCTACGTCGATATCGATGCCCATCACGGGGACGGCGTGTTCTACGGCTTCGAGGACGATCCCGACCTGTGCTACGCCGACCTGCACGAGGACGGCCGCTATCTCTATCCGGGCAGCGGTGCCGCCGCGGAGACCGGCACCGGCGCCGCCGTCGGCACCAAGCTGAACATCCCGCTGCCGCCGGGCGCCGGCGATGATGCGTTTCATGCGGCCTGGCAGCGCGTGGAAGACCACCTCGCGGCGACGCCCCCGGAATTCATCCTGTTCCAGTGCGGTGCGGACAGCATTGCCGGCGATCCGCTCACCCACCTTGGCTTAACGCCCGCCGCGCACCGGCACGCAGCGGCACGGCTGTGCGTGCTCGCCGATCGTTATTGCCAGGGACGCGTGCTGGCGATGGGCGGCGGCGGCTACAACCGCACCAGCCTGGCGCAGGCGTGGAGCGCGGTGGTGGAGGCCTTTGTCGCCAGCTGA
- a CDS encoding rhodanese-like domain-containing protein, which translates to MTGLHRQPLLICLLGVLAQAAGVADATPYISPERIEGIHTVDADGLIELVMRAPEVVLIDARIRDDRKDGYIEGSISLPDNETDCATLAIRVPALDRPVLFYCNGVRCARSAHAARIARACGYTRVYWYRNGVEEWRRQQYPLVR; encoded by the coding sequence ATGACCGGATTGCACCGGCAACCGCTCCTGATCTGCCTGCTGGGCGTGCTCGCCCAGGCCGCGGGCGTGGCGGACGCGACGCCTTACATCAGCCCCGAGCGGATCGAAGGCATCCACACGGTCGACGCCGACGGCCTCATCGAACTGGTGATGCGCGCACCGGAGGTCGTGCTGATCGATGCCCGCATCCGCGACGACCGCAAGGACGGCTATATCGAAGGCTCGATCAGCCTGCCGGATAACGAAACCGACTGCGCGACGCTCGCCATCCGGGTGCCCGCACTCGACCGCCCGGTGCTGTTCTACTGCAACGGGGTGCGCTGCGCACGCTCGGCCCACGCCGCCCGCATCGCCCGCGCTTGCGGCTACACCCGTGTTTACTGGTACCGCAACGGCGTCGAGGAGTGGCGCAGGCAACAGTATCCTCTGGTCAGATGA
- the ettA gene encoding energy-dependent translational throttle protein EttA yields the protein MAQYVFTMNQVGKVVPPKRKILDNISLSFFPGAKIGVLGLNGSGKSTLLRIMAGVDTEIEGEARPQPGIRIGYLQQEPPLNPDKNVRGNLEEALADITEAQQQLEAVYAAYAEPDADFDALAAEQARLENILQAADGHNLERKLEIAAEALRLPPWEADVTKLSGGERRRVALCKLLLSNPDMLLLDEPTNHLDAESVAWLERYLAEFPGTVVAVTHDRYFLDNVAGWILELDRGHGIPWQGNYSSWLEQKEKRLETEEKQASARQKAMKAELEWVRSGAKGRHAKSKARLARFEELASQESMQRNETKQLFIPPGPRLGDLVIEANHISKRFGDNLLYENLSFNLPRGGIVGVIGPNGAGKTTLFRMLTGTEQPDSGELRIGETVQIACVDQSRDALDPKKTVWEEISDGQDIITVGKTELNSRTYVSRFNFTGNDQQKIVGQLSGGERNRVHLAKLLRSGGNVLLLDEPTNDLDVETLRALEEALLDFPGCAVVISHDRWFLDRIATHILAFEGDSQTVWFEGNYADYEADRKRRLGADADQPHRIKYKRLDS from the coding sequence ATGGCGCAGTACGTCTTCACCATGAATCAGGTGGGCAAGGTTGTCCCGCCGAAACGCAAGATCCTCGACAACATCTCGCTGTCTTTCTTCCCGGGCGCCAAGATCGGCGTGCTGGGTTTGAACGGCTCCGGCAAGTCCACCCTGCTGCGCATCATGGCGGGCGTGGATACCGAAATCGAGGGCGAGGCGCGCCCGCAGCCCGGCATCCGCATCGGTTACCTGCAACAGGAGCCGCCGCTCAATCCGGACAAGAACGTGCGCGGCAATCTCGAGGAGGCGCTGGCGGACATCACGGAGGCCCAGCAGCAGCTGGAGGCGGTGTATGCCGCCTACGCGGAACCCGACGCCGACTTCGACGCGCTGGCCGCGGAACAGGCGCGGCTGGAAAACATCCTGCAGGCAGCCGACGGCCACAACCTCGAACGCAAGCTCGAGATCGCGGCCGAGGCACTGCGCCTGCCACCCTGGGAGGCCGACGTCACGAAGCTCTCCGGGGGCGAACGCCGGCGCGTGGCCCTGTGCAAGCTGCTGCTGTCCAATCCCGACATGCTGCTGCTCGACGAACCGACCAACCACCTCGACGCCGAGAGCGTGGCCTGGCTGGAGCGCTACCTGGCCGAATTCCCCGGCACGGTGGTGGCCGTCACCCACGACCGCTATTTCCTCGACAACGTCGCCGGCTGGATCCTGGAACTCGACCGCGGCCACGGCATCCCGTGGCAGGGCAACTATTCCTCCTGGCTGGAACAGAAGGAGAAGCGTCTGGAGACCGAGGAGAAACAGGCCTCGGCGCGCCAGAAGGCGATGAAGGCCGAGCTGGAATGGGTGCGCTCGGGCGCGAAGGGCCGCCACGCCAAGAGCAAGGCGCGCCTCGCGCGCTTCGAGGAGCTGGCCTCGCAGGAATCGATGCAGCGCAACGAGACCAAGCAGCTCTTCATCCCACCGGGTCCGCGCCTGGGTGACCTGGTGATCGAGGCCAACCACATCAGCAAGCGCTTCGGCGACAATCTGCTCTACGAGAACCTCAGCTTCAACCTGCCGCGCGGCGGCATCGTCGGCGTGATCGGCCCGAACGGCGCCGGCAAAACCACGCTGTTCCGCATGTTGACCGGCACGGAACAGCCGGACAGCGGCGAACTGCGCATCGGCGAGACCGTCCAGATCGCCTGCGTCGACCAGAGCCGCGACGCGCTCGACCCGAAGAAGACCGTGTGGGAGGAGATCTCGGACGGTCAGGACATCATTACCGTCGGCAAGACCGAGCTCAATTCACGAACCTATGTCTCGCGCTTCAACTTCACCGGCAACGACCAGCAGAAGATCGTCGGCCAGCTTTCCGGCGGCGAACGCAACCGCGTCCATCTCGCCAAACTGCTGCGCAGCGGCGGCAACGTGCTGCTGCTCGACGAGCCGACCAACGACCTGGACGTGGAGACCCTGCGCGCACTGGAAGAAGCCTTGCTCGACTTCCCCGGTTGTGCTGTAGTCATTTCCCACGATCGCTGGTTCCTCGACCGCATCGCGACGCACATCCTGGCCTTCGAAGGCGACAGCCAGACCGTGTGGTTCGAGGGTAACTACGCCGACTACGAGGCGGACCGCAAGCGCCGCCTCGGCGCCGACGCCGACCAGCCGCACCGCATCAAGTACAAACGACTGGACAGTTGA
- a CDS encoding SPOR domain-containing protein yields the protein MMPTIAEDDAAKLRAFEQRMQQEGAAGFAAGPAPWDHWDDLVSLGTYRVWMNSLRRTAPAAAPAAKPLTTRLLTGVAQLALLALLIGSAGVYVSILNPQPPLAAGGVQPPPIMVAERTPPRPLTSAQPVRRSHAGSAGADLPAPPGETAPAAADVLQTAAETVAPTPVPAAPDPADGTASATAQTLASTLDALPGTAAGPAPTDPAAATQAAVVATTADAAEPAATPAEAAPEPASRNRDEPPADNHAGAGSETELTGTWVVNLASYNYESMAQRKLEQFHDKGVNAELARIMVKGKSIIRLRTTGYKSKREAIEWVPLLEERLGLDGAWVAKYEPGKD from the coding sequence ATGATGCCGACCATCGCCGAGGATGATGCCGCGAAGCTCAGGGCGTTCGAGCAACGCATGCAGCAGGAAGGGGCTGCCGGCTTCGCGGCCGGACCCGCGCCCTGGGATCACTGGGACGATCTCGTCAGCCTCGGCACCTATCGGGTGTGGATGAACAGCCTGCGGCGCACCGCCCCGGCCGCAGCGCCGGCGGCCAAGCCGCTCACGACCCGCCTGCTGACCGGCGTTGCGCAACTGGCACTGCTCGCCCTGCTGATCGGCAGCGCGGGGGTGTATGTCTCCATCCTCAACCCGCAGCCGCCACTCGCCGCGGGTGGCGTGCAACCGCCCCCCATCATGGTGGCCGAGCGTACACCGCCGCGCCCGCTGACCAGCGCGCAGCCGGTACGCCGCAGCCACGCCGGCAGCGCCGGCGCGGACCTGCCGGCGCCGCCCGGTGAGACCGCGCCCGCAGCAGCTGACGTGCTGCAGACGGCCGCAGAGACGGTCGCGCCAACGCCCGTCCCGGCAGCCCCCGACCCGGCGGATGGCACGGCAAGCGCCACGGCGCAGACGCTGGCATCGACGCTGGACGCACTGCCCGGCACCGCGGCAGGGCCGGCACCGACCGATCCGGCCGCGGCAACGCAGGCCGCGGTCGTTGCGACGACCGCGGACGCGGCCGAACCGGCGGCGACACCGGCCGAGGCCGCGCCAGAACCGGCCAGTCGCAACCGGGACGAGCCACCGGCGGACAACCATGCCGGCGCCGGGTCGGAAACCGAACTAACGGGTACCTGGGTGGTCAACCTCGCCTCCTACAACTACGAATCCATGGCGCAGCGCAAGCTGGAACAGTTCCATGACAAGGGCGTGAATGCGGAGCTGGCCCGGATCATGGTCAAGGGCAAGTCCATCATCCGCCTCCGCACCACGGGGTATAAAAGCAAGCGCGAGGCCATCGAGTGGGTCCCGCTGCTGGAGGAGCGGCTCGGGCTGGACGGGGCCTGGGTTGCGAAGTACGAGCCGGGCAAAGACTGA
- a CDS encoding phosphatase PAP2 family protein, translated as MTTETESARISPVHFARHHFASLALVILAAGVLVFLGIAEEMLEGDTQRIDRWLLLAMRAPGDLADPRGPAWVEEMFRDFTALGGVGVLGMLTLASVGYLWLQGLRRIALFVLLALGGGLLFALALKGGFARPRPELVAHGSMVYTSSFPSGHAMLSAVVYLTGGALLAVIHAARRVRLFLIGCAVLVTLLVGVSRVYLGVHWPSDVLAGWAAGAAWAACCWLLAQWLQAGGYLDDHA; from the coding sequence ATGACGACTGAAACGGAATCCGCACGGATATCGCCCGTGCACTTTGCGCGCCATCATTTCGCTTCGCTGGCGCTGGTCATCCTGGCCGCCGGGGTACTGGTGTTCCTCGGTATTGCCGAGGAAATGCTGGAAGGCGACACGCAGCGCATCGACCGCTGGCTGCTGCTGGCCATGCGTGCCCCCGGTGACCTCGCTGATCCGCGGGGACCCGCGTGGGTGGAGGAGATGTTCCGTGACTTCACCGCGCTCGGTGGCGTCGGTGTGCTCGGCATGCTCACGCTGGCATCGGTCGGCTATCTCTGGCTGCAGGGTCTGCGGCGCATCGCGCTGTTCGTGCTGCTGGCGCTGGGCGGGGGGCTGCTGTTCGCGCTGGCGCTCAAGGGCGGGTTCGCCCGCCCCCGGCCCGAACTGGTTGCGCACGGTTCGATGGTCTACACATCCAGTTTCCCGAGCGGGCACGCGATGCTGTCGGCCGTGGTGTATCTCACCGGCGGCGCGTTGCTCGCCGTGATACACGCCGCGCGCCGGGTCCGGCTGTTCCTGATCGGTTGTGCGGTGCTGGTTACGCTGCTGGTGGGCGTCAGCAGGGTTTACCTCGGGGTGCACTGGCCCAGCGACGTGCTGGCCGGCTGGGCCGCCGGTGCCGCCTGGGCCGCCTGTTGCTGGTTGCTCGCGCAGTGGCTGCAGGCGGGCGGTTATCTCGATGACCACGCCTGA
- a CDS encoding DEAD/DEAH box helicase, giving the protein MPLAAFHPAVARWFATRFAGPTAVQSRAWPAIRAGQSCLIAAPTGSGKTLAAFLAALDQLLVEGLSAPLPDETWVLYVSPLKALSNDIHRNLELPLNGIRDQLLEAGLADVPITARVRSGDTSQAEREAMKRTPPHILVTTPESLYLLLTSDSGRQMLRSVRAVIVDEIHALAGNKRGAHLSLSLQRLDALCGRAPVRIGLSATQKPVTAMAAFLTGHPHDDATSPCQIIDTGHVRERDIRLEVTGSPLEAVMANEVWAEIYDRLAQLAEAHRTTLIFVNTRRLAERAAAALAERLGADAVTAHHGSLAKEHRLDAEQRLKQGRLRALVATASLELGIDIGDVDLVCQLGSPRAIATFLQRVGRSGHAVDAMPRGRLFPLSRDDLVECTALLDAIRRDELDLIHIPVHPLDVLAQQIVAEVASREWDETALYRCFAAAWPYRSLDQAQFVATVKMLSEGFHTRRGRRAAYLHRDAVHGRLRPRTGARLTALLNGGAIPDQFDYDVIMQPQGVFVGTLNEDFAFESMPGDIFQLGNQSYRMLKIEQGRVYVEDANGQPPNIPFWFGEAPGRSDELSRAVSRLRQALDAQLEQGQEAALRYLTGTLALPQAAATQLAGYLAAAKAALTVLPTREHLVFERFFDETGDMHFVIHSPYGSRINRAWGLALRKRFCRKFNFELQAAATEDSLILSLGPTHSFPLDEPARYLQSTTVRDILIQALLAAPMFPVRWRWVTNTALAVPRNRGGKRVPAPFQRNSAEDLIALIFPDQLACFENIAGDRAVPDHPLVEQALADCLHELMDVDGLIELLQGIETGRITITTRDLATPSPLALEIINARPYAFLDDGAAEERRTLAINQQRHLDPADAAGIGTLDPAAIERVRQEVWPLARDADELHDALLVLGFVTAAEGNDAGWQPWLQHLQDERRATTLTPDNAATLWVAAERLHQALAVFAGARPEPPIEPTEPVTADRGAALTELLRSRLEGLGPVTMTQLNSPLGLPQNEIDAGLLALQQEGFAIQGQFTQGSAPEWCERGLLARIHRYTIRQLRSEIEPVSPADIMRFLFHWHGLDEPAAGEAALARSLQQLEGIPAAAASWEQDILPARIRDYTTLQLDSLCQSGRFVWLRLQVPPAPRDARQKQPAVRSTPISFLSRAHLADWRCSNPLPATADIALSGAAAAVRASLQQWGASFYQELLDDTRLLPTQLEAALGELVAWGLITSDNFGGLRNLITPQQVARRRGRRQPGYQTLARAGRWSLLRPVRSSAADADRFGPVAHIARVLLDRYGVVFRKLLDNETGLPPWRDLLYVYRRMEARGELRGGRFVQGFAGEQFALPQAMQSLRRIRNTPGQGELVAIAACDPLNLTGTVTAGDRVARQPHNRILYRDGVPVAASSGGEIVYLQQIAPEARWALQTALIRQTRPARLQETG; this is encoded by the coding sequence ATGCCGCTTGCCGCATTTCATCCTGCCGTGGCGCGCTGGTTCGCAACCCGGTTCGCCGGACCGACCGCGGTCCAGTCCCGGGCCTGGCCGGCGATCCGGGCGGGCCAGTCCTGCCTGATCGCGGCGCCTACCGGCTCGGGCAAGACGCTGGCAGCGTTCCTGGCGGCGCTCGACCAGCTGCTGGTGGAAGGGCTGTCCGCGCCCCTGCCGGACGAAACCTGGGTGCTGTACGTCTCGCCGTTGAAGGCCCTGTCCAACGACATCCACAGGAACCTCGAGCTGCCGCTGAACGGCATCCGTGACCAGCTGCTGGAAGCGGGGTTGGCCGATGTGCCCATCACGGCGCGGGTGCGCAGCGGCGATACCTCGCAGGCCGAACGCGAGGCCATGAAACGCACGCCGCCCCATATCCTGGTCACCACGCCGGAATCGCTCTACCTCCTGCTCACCTCGGACTCGGGGCGGCAGATGCTGCGCAGCGTGCGCGCGGTGATCGTCGACGAGATCCATGCGCTGGCGGGGAACAAGCGCGGCGCCCATCTCAGCCTGTCGCTGCAACGGCTCGATGCCCTGTGCGGGCGGGCGCCCGTGCGCATCGGCCTGTCGGCCACCCAGAAACCGGTGACGGCGATGGCGGCATTCCTGACCGGCCATCCGCATGATGATGCAACGTCACCCTGTCAAATCATCGATACCGGGCATGTGCGCGAGCGGGATATCCGGCTGGAGGTCACGGGTTCGCCGCTCGAGGCGGTCATGGCGAACGAGGTCTGGGCCGAGATCTACGACCGCCTGGCGCAGCTGGCCGAGGCGCACCGCACCACGCTCATCTTCGTCAACACCCGCCGCCTCGCGGAGCGCGCCGCCGCCGCGCTCGCCGAGCGCCTGGGGGCGGATGCGGTCACCGCCCATCACGGCAGCCTCGCCAAGGAACACCGGCTCGATGCGGAACAGCGGCTGAAGCAGGGCCGGCTGCGGGCCCTGGTGGCCACCGCCTCGCTCGAACTCGGCATCGATATCGGCGACGTGGACCTGGTGTGCCAGCTCGGCTCGCCCCGGGCCATCGCCACATTCCTGCAGCGGGTCGGACGCTCGGGGCATGCGGTGGATGCCATGCCCAGGGGACGGCTGTTTCCGCTGTCACGGGACGACCTCGTGGAATGCACCGCGCTGCTCGACGCCATCCGCCGGGATGAACTCGATCTGATCCACATCCCCGTGCACCCGCTGGACGTGCTGGCACAGCAGATCGTCGCCGAGGTCGCCAGCCGCGAATGGGACGAGACGGCGCTGTACCGGTGCTTCGCCGCTGCCTGGCCCTACCGGTCGCTGGATCAGGCGCAGTTCGTCGCCACGGTGAAGATGCTGAGCGAAGGCTTCCATACCCGCCGTGGCCGGCGCGCTGCCTACCTGCACCGCGATGCCGTGCACGGCCGTCTGCGCCCCCGCACGGGGGCGCGCCTCACGGCGCTGCTCAACGGCGGTGCGATCCCGGACCAGTTCGACTACGACGTAATCATGCAGCCGCAGGGCGTATTCGTCGGCACGCTGAACGAGGACTTCGCCTTCGAAAGCATGCCGGGCGACATCTTCCAGCTCGGCAATCAGTCCTACCGCATGTTGAAGATCGAGCAGGGCAGGGTATATGTGGAGGACGCCAACGGCCAGCCGCCCAACATTCCGTTCTGGTTCGGCGAGGCGCCGGGGCGCAGCGACGAGCTGTCCCGCGCCGTGTCGCGCCTGCGCCAGGCCCTGGACGCGCAGCTCGAACAGGGACAGGAAGCGGCGCTGCGCTACCTGACCGGAACGCTGGCCCTGCCGCAGGCGGCGGCCACGCAACTGGCCGGGTACCTGGCCGCCGCGAAGGCGGCGTTGACCGTGCTCCCGACCCGGGAGCACCTGGTCTTCGAGCGCTTCTTCGACGAGACCGGCGACATGCATTTCGTGATCCACTCGCCCTACGGTTCGCGCATCAACCGCGCCTGGGGCCTGGCCCTGCGCAAGCGCTTCTGCCGCAAGTTCAATTTCGAGCTGCAGGCTGCGGCGACGGAGGACAGCCTGATCCTGTCGCTGGGACCGACGCACAGTTTCCCGCTGGATGAGCCGGCCCGTTATCTGCAGTCCACTACCGTGCGGGATATCCTGATCCAGGCGCTGCTGGCCGCGCCGATGTTCCCGGTGCGCTGGCGCTGGGTCACGAACACGGCGCTGGCGGTGCCACGCAACCGCGGCGGCAAACGGGTGCCCGCGCCATTCCAGCGCAACAGCGCCGAGGACCTGATCGCACTGATCTTTCCCGACCAGCTCGCCTGTTTCGAAAACATCGCGGGGGATCGCGCCGTACCGGACCATCCGCTGGTCGAGCAGGCGCTGGCCGACTGCCTGCACGAGCTGATGGATGTCGACGGCCTGATCGAACTGCTGCAGGGCATCGAGACCGGCCGCATCACCATCACCACGCGGGATCTCGCCACGCCGTCGCCGCTGGCGCTGGAGATCATCAACGCCCGGCCCTACGCCTTTCTCGACGACGGCGCCGCCGAGGAACGCCGCACCCTGGCCATCAACCAGCAGCGCCATCTCGATCCGGCGGATGCCGCCGGGATCGGTACCCTCGACCCAGCCGCGATCGAACGGGTACGGCAGGAGGTCTGGCCGCTGGCGCGTGATGCCGACGAGCTGCACGACGCCCTGCTGGTGCTGGGCTTCGTCACCGCGGCGGAAGGTAACGACGCCGGGTGGCAGCCATGGCTGCAGCACCTGCAGGACGAGCGGCGCGCGACGACCCTCACACCCGATAATGCTGCGACGCTTTGGGTCGCGGCGGAGCGTCTGCACCAGGCGCTGGCCGTCTTTGCCGGCGCGCGTCCGGAGCCGCCCATCGAGCCGACCGAGCCTGTGACCGCTGATCGGGGCGCGGCGCTGACCGAACTGCTGCGCAGCCGTCTGGAAGGACTCGGCCCGGTTACGATGACGCAGCTCAATTCCCCGCTGGGGTTGCCGCAGAACGAGATCGATGCCGGCCTGCTGGCCCTGCAGCAGGAAGGTTTCGCCATCCAGGGTCAGTTCACTCAAGGCAGCGCGCCCGAGTGGTGCGAACGCGGACTGCTGGCGCGCATCCACCGTTACACCATCCGTCAACTGCGCAGCGAGATCGAGCCGGTCAGTCCGGCGGATATCATGCGTTTCCTGTTTCACTGGCACGGCCTGGACGAGCCGGCCGCGGGGGAGGCCGCGCTGGCGCGCAGCCTGCAGCAACTCGAAGGCATCCCGGCAGCGGCAGCGAGCTGGGAGCAGGACATCCTGCCTGCACGTATCCGTGACTACACGACATTGCAGCTCGACTCGCTCTGCCAGTCCGGCCGGTTTGTCTGGCTGCGACTGCAGGTGCCGCCGGCGCCGCGGGATGCCCGGCAGAAGCAGCCAGCCGTGCGTTCGACACCAATCAGCTTCCTGTCCCGCGCGCATCTTGCCGACTGGCGGTGCAGCAATCCGCTGCCCGCTACCGCGGACATCGCGCTCTCGGGCGCCGCCGCCGCGGTACGCGCCAGCCTGCAGCAGTGGGGTGCGAGTTTTTACCAGGAATTGCTGGATGACACGCGCCTGTTGCCCACGCAACTGGAGGCCGCGCTGGGAGAACTGGTCGCCTGGGGACTGATCACATCGGACAACTTCGGGGGGCTGCGTAACCTCATCACACCGCAACAGGTCGCACGCCGGCGCGGCAGGCGCCAGCCGGGCTACCAGACCCTGGCCCGGGCCGGGCGCTGGTCGCTGCTGCGCCCGGTCCGGTCGAGCGCTGCAGACGCGGACCGGTTTGGCCCCGTCGCGCACATCGCGCGGGTATTGCTCGACCGCTACGGGGTCGTGTTCCGCAAGCTGCTCGACAACGAGACCGGTTTGCCGCCGTGGCGGGACCTGCTGTATGTCTACCGGCGCATGGAGGCGCGCGGCGAGTTGCGCGGCGGCCGCTTCGTGCAGGGATTCGCCGGCGAGCAGTTCGCGCTGCCGCAGGCCATGCAGAGCCTGCGCAGGATCCGCAACACACCGGGGCAGGGCGAACTCGTCGCCATCGCTGCATGCGATCCGCTCAATCTGACCGGAACCGTCACGGCGGGCGACCGGGTTGCCCGCCAGCCGCATAACCGCATCCTCTATCGTGACGGCGTGCCCGTGGCCGCGAGCAGCGGCGGCGAGATCGTGTATCTGCAGCAGATCGCGCCGGAGGCGCGCTGGGCGCTGCAGACCGCACTCATACGACAAACCCGTCCGGCCCGCTTGCAGGAAACGGGTTAG
- a CDS encoding PKD domain-containing protein, producing the protein MMTGSGSANRPTRQHGQGSGRACALLLGASLLLGATAAPAFPIYYTLWNNTYPASQSGERAGGEGCQLCHWTTAATWNAYGNALKTLVQGGISITIAFTLVAGSDSDQDPGQADNVSEINASTQPGWTSGGNNPVYNRTGNVIATVAPPLDTQPPYDPGAAPLPPVADPGGPYAAAAGATVLFDGSGSSDPDGGAIVAYDWDFGDGGQGSGVTPTHVYAGAATYTVTLTVTDDQAQQSAPATTTAVINPVDPPDDDNDGVENTQDNCIDRPNGPLIPDAGGFSQRDTDGDGFGNVCDADLNGDGVIDLLDFVLLRNGYGQSGELAADLDGDGAVNLLDFILFRGDYGGAPGPSCCAP; encoded by the coding sequence ATGATGACCGGGAGCGGCAGCGCAAACCGTCCGACACGACAGCATGGCCAGGGCAGCGGTCGTGCCTGCGCGCTGCTGCTCGGCGCCTCGCTCCTGCTCGGCGCCACGGCCGCACCGGCTTTCCCCATCTACTACACCCTGTGGAACAACACCTACCCGGCTTCGCAGAGCGGTGAGCGCGCGGGGGGAGAGGGGTGCCAGCTCTGCCACTGGACCACCGCCGCGACCTGGAATGCCTACGGCAACGCGCTCAAGACCCTGGTCCAGGGCGGGATCAGCATCACCATCGCCTTCACCCTGGTCGCGGGCAGCGACTCGGACCAGGATCCGGGGCAGGCCGACAACGTCAGCGAGATCAACGCCTCCACCCAGCCCGGCTGGACCAGCGGCGGCAACAATCCCGTCTACAACCGGACGGGCAACGTCATCGCCACGGTCGCGCCGCCGCTGGACACGCAGCCGCCCTATGATCCGGGCGCGGCGCCGCTGCCGCCGGTCGCCGATCCCGGCGGACCCTACGCCGCGGCGGCCGGCGCCACGGTGCTGTTCGATGGCAGCGGTTCCAGCGATCCCGACGGTGGTGCGATCGTGGCCTATGACTGGGACTTCGGTGACGGCGGCCAGGGCAGCGGCGTGACGCCGACCCACGTCTATGCCGGGGCGGCAACCTATACCGTGACCCTGACCGTGACCGACGACCAGGCCCAGCAATCGGCCCCGGCGACCACGACGGCCGTCATCAACCCGGTCGATCCGCCGGATGACGACAATGACGGCGTGGAGAACACGCAGGACAACTGCATCGACCGGCCCAACGGCCCGCTCATTCCGGATGCCGGCGGCTTCAGCCAGCGCGACACCGACGGCGACGGCTTCGGCAACGTCTGCGATGCGGACCTGAACGGCGATGGCGTGATCGATCTGCTCGATTTCGTCCTGTTGCGCAACGGCTACGGCCAGAGCGGCGAGCTCGCGGCGGACCTGGACGGAGACGGTGCGGTGAACCTGCTGGATTTCATCCTGTTCCGGGGTGATTACGGGGGGGCGCCGGGACCGTCGTGCTGCGCCCCGTAG